Genomic DNA from Candidatus Saganbacteria bacterium:
GGAAATTCGATTAATTAGCGACGCCTATCCCATTCGTGATCTATCTAAACAAACCCCATCTTCTTCCTCGGTTTTTTCTCGGTTACGATCATTTTCTCGATCGTTTTAATTATTAACCCGATCTCAACATCGTGCTGATCGACTTTATGCTTGAGCTCCCTAAAAAGATAAGTCAGGTCTTTGTTTTTTGTAATAATTTGTCTAAGTTTAACAAAGGCACGCATAATGACAATATTGACCTCAACCGCCTTCTTACTTCGCAAAATAGAAGACAACATCGCAACTCCTTGCTCGGTAAACATCCTTGGAAGCTTTCGTGTTCCTCCCCAACCTGATCTATTATTTTGTGGCTTCATTTTTGATGTTCCAAAATGGAACATCAAGTTGTCGAATTCGTTTTCATTTAATTGGAACATAAAATCTTTAGGGAATCTGTCCAAGTTGCGGCTTACCGCTTTATTCAAGTCTCTAGTTTGAATATCATAAAGCTCCGCCAAATCCCGATCTATCATCACCTTTTGCCCGCGAAGAAAATATATCTTCCCTTCGATCCTCTCAACCGGTATCAAATTATTCATGATCACACCTCTATTAGACTTTAAGCAATTATCAAGCCAATCCTCTGTTCATAGTCGCAGATTGCGACCAGTTGTTTTGCTTCACTTTTCGTCAGTTGAAACATAAAATCGTCAAAATAATTCGAGAAATTTGCGAAAACTCCGGAAATTCGATCAATTAGCGACGCCGATCCCATTCGAATTTATTCGAATTTTGATATATAATATCCTCATGAACAAAATTATAGAAAACATTTATTCTCGCCGAGCGATAAGATCATTCTTAGACAAACCTATCCCTGAAGATCTGATCCAAGAGATCATCAATGCCGGCAATATGACGCCATCAGGCTCAAATATGCAGCCTTGGAGATTTGTTGTAGTACAAGATAAATCTTTCAGAGAAAAACTGGTTAAAGCAGCAATGCCTAAATATAAGAACTACATGGAAGCGGCGTCTGATGCTTTTAAAGAACGAAGAAAAAAAGTTGACGAAGTAACAACGGATTCCATTTACTATTCGGCACCATTAATTATTTTTGTGATCGGCACCAAAGGAATTACAGTTGATCTTGATTGCCCAATGGTTTGCGAAAATATGATGCTTGCGGCAAGATCGCTTGATATAGGAAGTTGCTGGGTG
This window encodes:
- a CDS encoding ORF6N domain-containing protein; translation: MNNLIPVERIEGKIYFLRGQKVMIDRDLAELYDIQTRDLNKAVSRNLDRFPKDFMFQLNENEFDNLMFHFGTSKMKPQNNRSGWGGTRKLPRMFTEQGVAMLSSILRSKKAVEVNIVIMRAFVKLRQIITKNKDLTYLFRELKHKVDQHDVEIGLIIKTIEKMIVTEKKPRKKMGFV
- a CDS encoding nitroreductase; this translates as MNKIIENIYSRRAIRSFLDKPIPEDLIQEIINAGNMTPSGSNMQPWRFVVVQDKSFREKLVKAAMPKYKNYMEAASDAFKERRKKVDEVTTDSIYYSAPLIIFVIGTKGITVDLDCPMVCENMMLAARSLDIGSCWVLFGSFPVNDEEIKKALELKDGEKVYGPIIFGYPKDGFPQTPDKKPPIVKRI